The sequence below is a genomic window from Haematobia irritans isolate KBUSLIRL chromosome 3, ASM5000362v1, whole genome shotgun sequence.
TGCAAATTTTTAGTGAATTTAAACAGCAGACATTTGTCTTTAAGGTAGTAAGTTGAACTGTGTAAATTATGTGGATTGTGCATTTGAAGTTAACTTCACCACTCTGTCCATAGACCAAAATGCCTTTAGGACGACGTGCGAACATCAGCCGCCGCACAAGACATACAAGCCAGCAAGAAGTGTATGCGCAGAATTTAAGGGAAGAAAGACAAAATATAATGAGAGAAAATGCCCGATTGAGACAACGCGTGAGCACACGAAGATCATTGGCATCATACAATCGCTTGGCATTCCAATATGATCCCTCTGCGAACTACAGTGATGatgaaaatttagatattggACCAATGACGACTATATTGCAATACGTTCAAGTTCAAAAGAGAAACGGCTGCATTGTGCTGCGCAAGTGGAAAAGTCAAACTGGATCCAATACTTACACCACCACAGCCACTGAAATCATTGTTCGGTGGAAGTGATCCCGATTCAAGCCATTTTCTTCAACACATCCTTGAATACAAGAACTGCTTTCGCGTGACTTCCTTTGTAGCTAATATCATTCGAGAAGGCGGCTTCATGCTTACTTTCAAGGTAAAAGATACAACACACACAACCAATCACTCACACCAACACAATGAATTGCAACACATAACAACTACGTATACACCACACGATCAGAAGTTACACCGTATTTCTTCAATAAATGACTGTTTGCAAATATAGATACAAGGACACGGTTCAATGGTGCCAACATTAGATGAACCgcataaatttctgaaaatttatttcatttcgtcGTTTGTGGATCAGCTAAAGTGTGGTGCAATATACAGGGAACACAACAGTTAAACAGACGAATTATTGAACAATTGCAAGCATTTTTTACGCTAATAATGCtgttattaatacgtttaaaaGAGCATTGGAACGAATGCCATCGGATACGCACACATTTGTCTTAAAAGCGGATTGTACCCCAACAGGTATTACACATGGAATCAATCAACAAAACAATTCCAACGACGCAAACAAGGAACCCCAGTTCCAGAGTGGCCACAGGTGTTTTCCACTAATGCACTAGGTCGCATGTATACTGTTCATCCTAGAAATGATGAATGTTTTTATTTGTGACTGCTGTTGGAAAATGTTCGTGGACCCAAAATCCTTGAAGACTGTCAATAGGCACAAATGTCAAACATATCGAGAAGCATGTCAACTAATGGGTTTGCTGGAGAACGATTCTCATTGGGATTTAACACTTGCGGATTCAGTTATTTCATCAAATGCATACCAAATACGAACGCTTTTCGCAATTAACATTGCCACATGTTTTCCTTCACAACCAATTCAGTTATGGAACAAATACAAAGACGACATATGTGAAGATATTTTGTATCGCTTGCGCATTCAAACGAATAATCCTGATATCCAAATAACCGatgaaatctacaatgaaggatTGATTTTGATTGAGGATCAATGCTTGACTATTGCAAACAAGCTACTGATTGAAGTAGGAATGATTGAGCCAAACCGATCGATGCACGATGCATTCAATCAAGAATTAAATCGAGAGCTGCAATACAAAGTTGATACATTGCAGGAATTCGTTCGAAATAATGTGCCGTTGCTGAATGAacagcaaaaacaagtatacgaAACAATAAAAGCGGTAGACAATAATACTGATGGTCTATTCTTCCTGGACGCGCCTGGAGGAACAGGGAAAACGTTTGTCATGtcatttattttggccacaattcGATCAAGATGTGACATAGCTTTGGCGTTAGCATCATCTGGAATTGCGGCGACTCTCCTAGATGGCGGTCGTACTGCACATTCTGCGCTTAAGTTGCAACTCAATTTAAACACAACTGCTACTCATTGTTTGGGATGAGTGCACAATGGCACATAAGAAATCACTTGAAGCACTTAACTTCACACTGAAAGATCTTCGGCGAAGTAACATCTTTGGCGGTTTGATGATATTGTTGGCAGGCGATATCAGGCAGACGTTgccaataatttaaaaaaaaaaaatcaaaacttgtcaaattgcgaaacatttaatatttctaaattaattgacTAAAAAAAGTTACCGtcaaaaaatgtggttttcaagttgaaaactgaacatactcGTAGTACTGATCTATATGTAATAAAACGAAATCcattatttttccaatagatGGTGTCTTTCATCTGTATCTGACATTGTAAATGCTCGATCCCTAGATAGTATTAgaaactacaccgaaaaaagtaaactgttttataggaagaatgaactaactcgtgcgaaaattaaactaaattgtattGAGATTTCAACAAAGCGTTGTTTAaatgtaatgccctgttgtacttttaagtccagttcacgaaattacaccctctcacaggaaaaaaagaactaaaagtaaagaagaaaatcattggcgccaaatcatgacaattttaactatacagtagttaattcttactattttttgggaatcgtacgaaattttgttttgctttatttcatattgaacttatgtgtatggtcattgaactttataaccacgtttagttcataaaatgtttgagacagacTTAAAAACATTTGTGGAATATTAGTTGCCTTGTCTTTCGACCACATATACAATAAGGACTCacatggacgaaaaagactgtttttcatatgtttgggtgtaaaaattatatgtttggaactcaaaattgttaacacaatatttttaagtgcaagcatataatgttcataaactagcataacatgtttgggacatatatgttaatatgttagaacatattatgtttgggacataaaatgtttgtaaatattatatgcttagatgcaaacatatattaatttggaaataatatatgtgtttcgaaagagagacctagagagtctgctgcaagtaaaataatggaagtaaccaattggcgccttaaaaatatatccacacaaagaaaatttcattaaaatttttcactaccagtgtatgccctaaggtgaaacataatatgtttggaaatacagacaatattttgtttggaccaatcctgaaaatgtatacgcttgaagcaaaatgtgtttggggtatatgttacagaagcgattttttttttgaggatgtactATGGGTTGCGTAGAAATTACTTGGGTAGTGGTAGCACTTGTTGATGTTAAGGTATCTTTTAACTTCTTAAGATtgtattttaaattgtaagtaagttaaACACAGTAAGTAAggaaagttgggcggggccggctttattataccctgcgccacattgtaGATATACATGCAAATTTGTTGAGTGTTATATAGGGGTTCCCATTccttataaatctgaaccgatttgcacaatttttttagacttctagaaaatttataaacttcAAATTTGGATCGGCTTATTCCCTGGGgcggagcacaatgttagtaaatcagatgaaatttgctactccagtaagctcaagaaataaaatcgggggataggtttacatggggctatatatgattatgaatcgatatggaccaatttttgcatggttgttagaggccatagacTAACACTTCGTACAAAATATCAACCGGACGGGATGaactttactcctccaagaggcttcgtaagatttttttttaaataatagaattaaaaaagacGTCCCATTCTccaatcaaatattaaaaacaaatacttTCCTTAAATTTCAATAATCGGGGAACTTTTCTTTAAGATTCAAAATGTCGGGCAAAGGGGCGGTCCCCATCGCCGACCATATATCAAAAATGAAGCAccatattttcaccacatgctcatcctctgaaaatttcaagtaactcggtttaGCCGATGCCGAGCGAGAAGTATCCCTCAACATACCGAAAATTAAGTATCATATTTGAACtgcgtaaaaaaatgttttctgtcaaataaatcagagaaaatactaaatatttaaaatttcttaatatgTAAGTTTTTTACTCAAAACAGTCTGCCAAGAAGGAAGGATGAATAAATCCCCTCCTGTGGAAGTATCAAAGAAATTAGTTTCGAGTTCCAATTTAGTGCCAACCATCTAACTTCCGTACCCCATATTCATTTCTAAAGCTCCTACACACATTCCCTATAAATTTCAAGTTAATCGAAgaagtttagattttttactatttcagTGCAGTGCAGTGCAGACAACCAAAAGATAATTCTTGCAGTCACTGTTAGTATTTTCATCGGAACCATTCGATACGGTCCGCCCAATTTAGGGTTCTTTTTTATAGTATTTGTAATGTCAATATTCAATGTAATTCAGTTacagaaatgtttttttaagtGTCCAAGTACTTCTCAAAATGCGATTTCCTAAGCAAATAGTTGGCACCACAGGATACCGTGCCACTTTCTTAGGAGTTCCCTTTTAATATGGAATATACTGTATTTAGTGCAGCGTATACTGTCTCGTCCTGTTTCTATTGTCTTTCCATATTCCCAAAGATGCTGTGAATAGTGGGAGTACTTCCAGTATTCGCTATGTTCACCAATGTCACATAAAAAAATCTGTATTGTCTTAGTGACTGTGATGTGTGATTGAAATGTATTGTTTTTGACAGATTTGGCGAGGAGACACACAAAAAGCGCAAACAACGACATTTGGTTTTCCCTTTTGGAGGACAAAAACATAGACAGGATAATGCCCCAAACatgtgaaacaattttaaatatttattcaaacaaGTGACACTTTGCGACATTCGTTTGGGGGATTTTTGCACAGCTTTAGTTGACATAAGTGAACGGCACAGTGTGTCCCTAATGTGACAGGTTATTTAGGGGATTTccgttttttgttcattttggtGGCGGCATTGGATTGGTGATTTGGAGCATTGAATTAACTAGAGGTAAAACTGGCAACCTGGGattttcaacaaatgttttatgGAATAAGAATGAGGAGTTGCAGCCACTTGATAATGTTTCCACTGGCATCATCATgtgaaaaatacaaaacattGTTAGTTTCCACGTCAACCGAAGACATAGACTTACACAATTGCTATGTAACGCCAGATTTCGAATGGTTTTTTATGAAGTATAAAAACCATTTTCAATGATGGATTCAAAGCCGGTGGTTTTGTTTTCCAATTTTCTTTGaatcagtaaaaaattttactaagcaCATCTCTACTAATAGGATATAGAATTGAGGTGTATACACGACAAGGCATTTTTGTCATTTACGATCATTTCTTCCTCCTTAAAGCAAGAAATCTTAAATCGGTCAAATTAAGTCGCTATACATTTCAATTCCAGCATAACTGTCTATATTTAACTtattacacggttgaaaaaaagTTGGCATCATTGCTGGGTATAaagagtttataaaaaaaacataaaaaacacaGATCAACTTTCTATAAAGGGCGGGctgcacaaaacacagtaattccgtattctctgtccattccaagaaacaatcaacacacgactgactcgCAAATTGAAGATCGTATGtagctgctcaatgtttttataaaattcttttcgatgcaaaaaaattaaatggtcacgaaaacaatgtacatggtctttatggccatgtaatggttctagacatgtctatacgcaagctataaaaatacttttctctctacaaaaaaactaaaaaaattgaatggtcaggtacatgattttccccaaagacaataaacctgaggaagataggaaattggcttgcgtcataccaaatgttgcatttaccatgttagtttcatacatttcgtaatttttttttatttgtttttcgtttttattttttaaatgaaaaacttaattttcttaatgaaataatgttaaattttaggcaacaacaaaaaaactacattttcccgtttaaggaagtttatttcgtgcacttaatttcattttatttgcaatttaatgctatgtcaatacttgtcgtatacgcgtttggttcgagtattaaactaatgtggtaaatggtttgatgtgctcagtagccaatctcccatcttcctcttctataatctttgattttcccgaccatataatgatctcaaattctatcatttaaataatagaacgtgtttgaggcatttgagaaccatttaaatgcttaccgccaacatatatttttctactctcgaaaattatttttacaaagacaaaaacaTGCGACGATTACATGctctatataagcattaaatggatgcggcaaacatgtccaaacatgttttgtgtgtgtgtgtgtgtaggtcgcacagtggttccaaatagttttttattccctccatcataggatgggggtatattaactttgtcattccgtttgtaacacatcgaaatattgctctaagaccccataaagtatatatattctgggtcgtggtgaaattctgagtcgatctaagcatgtccgtccgtccgtccgtccgtctgttgaaatcacgctaacttccgaacgaaacaagctatcgacttgaaacttggcacaagtagttgttatcgatgtaggtcggatggtattgaaaatgggccatatcggtccacttttacgtatagcccccatataaagggaccctcagatttggcttgtggagcctctaacagaagcacatttcatccgatccggctgcaatttggtatatggtgttagtatatggtctctaacaatcatgcaaaaattggtccacatcggtccataattatataacccccatataaaccgatccccagatttggcttgcggagcctcaaagagaagcaaatttcatccgatccggctgaaatttggtacatgatgttggtatatggtctctaacaaccatgcaaaaattggtccacatcggtccataattatatatagcccccatataaaccgatcccccgatttgtcttgcggagcctaaaagagaagcaaatttcatctgatccggctgaaatttggtacatggtgttggtatatggtctctaacaaccatgcaaaattggtgcacatcggttcataattatatatagcccccatataaaccgatccccagatttggcttgcgaagtctccaagagaagcaaatttcatccaatccggttgtaatttggaacatggtgttagtatatgatctttaacagccgtggcagaattggtccatatcggtccataattatatatagcccccatataaaacgttctccagatttgacatccggagcctcttggaggagcaaaattcatccgatccggttcaaattaggaacgtggtgatagtatatggtcgctaacaaccataccaaaattggtccaatcacacaaaaattggtccatatcggttcataatcatggttgccactagagccaaaaataatctaccaaaattttatttctagagaaaattttgtcaaaattttatttctagagaaagttttgttaaaattttattcggttcataataaaattttcatcattgtcaaaattttatttctatagaaaattttgtcaaaattttatttctatagaagattttgttcaaattttattcggttcataatcatggttgccactcgagccaaaaataacctaccaagattttatttctatagaaaattttgtcaaaagtttatttctatagaaaattttgttaaaattttatttctgtagaaaattttgtcaaaattttctttctatagaaaattttgtcaaaatttttatttctatagaaaattttgtgaaaattttatttctgtagaaaatatttgtcaaaattttatgtctactttgtcaaactgaattatatacgtattggatcgatcttttttgatttaatatataccacgtatggacttacatcaatttagaagatggtgttaggaggttttaagataccttgccatcggcaagcgttaccgcaacttaagtaattcgattctggatggcagtgtttagaagaagtttctacgcaatccatgatggagggtacataagcttcggcctggccgaacttacggccgtatatacttgttttttaataattctgaattttttggacggataaagatatcaacataatttttttctgtgtgtgaagGCTGACCTGTtaaaagttggtcacctcgggggtatgaaattttgttttagctgtaaactgcaattttgaaccgatttggatgattttttctttgctggatagaacttgtacagctctacaaaaaatgttgcatGCGTGTGCAATTATCGTTTACCGTTTGCAAGATATGggctctacaatttatttgttttgcaaaattttaacaaagtggggtcagtaGTTGGAACCTAGAAGTTGTGCTTTTAAGTagattcgtaatttttcttcttaactgcaaactccctacaaaattctacgaatCTTAGAAgaaaaagatttcatgtctttaaaacaagaatgcaaattttgcttagcatataagacacatttctctaatataaagtttttttccttgtccaaaggtcgataaactttgcaataaagtcgtcgtcttgtccttataattaagtgatatcacttaaaaatttgtatcataacatgaaagaaaaattgtttgggctaaggtcaacttgactttaataattcagaaatattctttaaatttaatgaaattgtctttaaatttgttgtctttttgcatcttgactacaaagaaaaaaaatcgttcaaatataggacatgtttttcaaaactttattttaaagacgttttttacttgaaacatagcataatttctactggaagacaagtcttaatttggaaaataaagttgtcgttaactcgtttttaaaggactttggtagcatatgaagaaaaaaagctgaaaaagcgaaatttgcttcctagaagcaaatatacaaaacccaaatttaaaagagaattgtgtattaaaagtatccttacttgtattctccgcttctttggctcggaatcaataccaaaatttttaaagtaaagacaaaatctttggaaccgggctttgctttttttcagtgtatataaccACTTTTTCAATtgcataattttaaaatatttttatattattgcaaggataattataatattaattattaaGATGTTCATTTATGAATATCAATTAGAATTTTTTGATCAAATCGACTACAAATCACACTAAACTAAATAATAAAAGAGCTTTAGCTTTAAACcaaacataaatttaggaatttaatcataagttcaactacagttttatttcataaatatcagactttaaacattcacttataataaagaaactaacttacaatttagaaataaaactatatattgccatcggcaaatgctaccacaacccaagtaattctattgtgcatgaaaatctttagcggaactttttgCGGttctatttatttgtttaatatcatataaaaataagggaaaatcgtaaataaatGTTcaaatcaaagacaataaactctagaaagataggaaattggctaatGAGGAGATCAAAACATTTACCGTGTttatttcatactcgaaccgaacgcgtatacgacaagtattgacatagcattaaaatgcaatttaaaaaattaagtgcacgaaataaatttcattaaggggaaaatgtaatttttttgttgttgtctaaaatttaacattgtttcattaagaaaattaagtttttcatttaaaaaataaaaacgaaaaacaaataaaaaaaattacaaaaatgtatggaactaacatggtaaatgcaacatttggtatgacgcaagccaatttcctatcttcctaaagtttattgtctttggatcaaattctggggggggtctaagccacctccccagaggccttcctatacCTATGGGTATtcgtaaaaaaagtttttctcccACACATTTTCTAGAAGCCTTACTTTTGAAAGacaaggttacgatattaacttAATAAATGGTCCCCGTCTCAACTTTGAATGGTAGttagaaagaaaatatgtgcTTTAATTACATCTTCCTGAATTTTTCATTTCCTGAATAGGAGTAGTTCACGACCACTACGACATGAGccaatatttaatcaaaaagtacaattgtagaataagcaaatatttatacacCGTCAGTTTCAATTACTTCATTACCTCTTTTAGATGTGTACATAGTAACCATGACTATGCAAATGATCATTTCACTATTGTAAATTCATGTAAGCAACGAAAGAaaagattttctttaagagTATCGTCTTACGaggtaaaatttcattgtttttgaACAGTGctacaaagaaaataattttaaattactacactgttagaaaaatatgtttttcatatgttccgatataaacaaaatgtgtttcgggcacaatttttaaacacaatatatttaagtgccaacatgtaatgttcctaaactaacactaaatgtttggaacacatatgttaaaatgttaaaatatattatgtttggggtatgaatgtttcataaaaataatatgtgtgaatgtaaacatatataaatttacaaatttcgagcaaacatataaagggtgatttgttaagagcttgataactttttttttaaaaaaaacgcataaaatttgcaaaatctcatcggttctttatttgaaacgttagattggtccatgacatttactttttgaagataatttcatttaaatgttgaccgcggctgcgtcttaggtggtccattcggaaagtccaattttgggcaactttttccagcatttcggccggaatagcccgaatttcttcggaaatgttgtcttccaaagctggaatagttgctggcttatttctgtagactttagacttgacgtagccccacaaaaaaatagtctaaaggcgtcaaatcgcatgatcttggtggccaacttaccggtccatttcttgagatgaattgttctccgaagttttccctcaaaatggccatagaatcgcgagctgtgtggcatgtagcgccatcttgttgaaaccacatgtcaaccaagttcagttcttccatttttggcaacaaaaagtttgttagcatcgaacgatagcgatcgccattcaccgtaacgttgcgtccaacagcatctttgaaaaaatacggtccaatgattccaccagcgtacaaaccacaccaaacagtgcatttttcgggatgcatgggcagttcttgaacggcttctggttgctcttcactccaaatgcggcaattttgcttatttacgtagccattcaaccagaaatgagcctcatcgctgaacaaaatttgtcgataaaaaagcggattttctgccaacttttctagggcccattcactgaaaattcgacgttgtggctcgttagtaagtctattcatgatgaaatgtcaaagcatactgagcatctttctctttgacaccatgtctgaaatcccacgtgatctgtcaaatactaatgcatgaaaatcctaacctcaaaagaatcaccatttatatgtttacaatttctgtgaaacggttgtatgttgtttcggaaaactgctttatgataaggccaaatattttatatgcttaagtctaaatattatttaatttgaatattagaatgagtattcggagtaaagagaatagacattcggaaccaagagcatagagatttgaaaaaaaaaacagcatgtgttttcgccttgagaggagaattttatgtatgtggggactgtaaatttttaataacccacatttcgaagtttcattataaaaatttaatatagtataaatgtctaaattgcaaaaaaaattggttcggtcggagcaggaattgaacccacgaccctttgcatgcaaggcagacatgctaaccactgctccacgtggccaacaaatgtatgtttcttttaaataatgttatgtttgcatggcctcgtgggcgctgcaaagtatgctatataaatg
It includes:
- the LOC142230874 gene encoding LOW QUALITY PROTEIN: uncharacterized protein LOC142230874 (The sequence of the model RefSeq protein was modified relative to this genomic sequence to represent the inferred CDS: inserted 2 bases in 1 codon; substituted 1 base at 1 genomic stop codon) gives rise to the protein MPLGRRANISRRTRHTSQQEVYAQNLREERQNIMRENARLRQRVSTRRSLASYNRLAFQYDPSANYSDDENLDIGPMTTILQYVQVQKRNGCIVLRKWKSQTGSNTYTTTATEIIVRYYTWNQSTKQFQRRKQGTPVPEWPQVFSTNALGRMYTVHPRNDECFYLXLLLENVRGPXKSLKTVNRHKCQTYREACQLMGLLENDSHWDLTLADSVISSNAYQIRTLFAINIATCFPSQPIQLWNKYKDDICEDILYRLRIQTNNPDIQITDEIYNEGLILIEDQCLTIANKLLIEVGMIEPNRSMHDAFNQELNRELQYKVDTLQEFVRNNVPLLNEQQKQVYETIKAVDNNTDGLFFLDAPGGTGKTFVMSFILATIRSRCDIALALASSGIAATLLDGGRTAHSALKLQLNLNTTATHCLG